The Candidatus Poribacteria bacterium genome window below encodes:
- a CDS encoding aminotransferase class V-fold PLP-dependent enzyme — translation MDRHIDWSRFRDWFPVTRRFAYFNHAGVSPMPLPVYRELKAFMDDALQNGSVNYRRWLETAEDTRRLLASMINARPDEIAFVKNTTHGILIAANGIRWKSGDNVIITEAEFPANVYPWLNLARRGVETRFARQRDGRIPFEEIERLVDDRTRVISISFVEFVTGYRNDLKRIGELCRDRDIIFVVDAIQGMGALGIDVKGCNVDILSSDAHKWLLGPEGIACFYCSRERLDDIENVNVGWMSVIDESNYLNYDLTQKPDARRFEEGSYNMLGIHALHAAVRMLTEIGIPNIERRILSLTDMLAQGLREKGYRLISPMGKGERSGILTFCSDRFSSGELVKMLFENGVVTAHRSGYVRVSPHFYNSEDEIRKLLDLLPDHPVRHIR, via the coding sequence ATGGATCGGCATATAGATTGGAGTCGATTTAGAGACTGGTTTCCCGTGACGAGGCGTTTCGCCTACTTCAACCACGCCGGGGTCTCCCCCATGCCGTTGCCGGTCTACAGGGAGTTAAAGGCCTTCATGGATGACGCCCTGCAAAACGGCTCGGTGAACTATAGGAGGTGGCTTGAGACGGCGGAGGATACGAGGAGGCTTTTGGCCTCCATGATAAACGCCCGTCCGGATGAGATCGCCTTCGTCAAGAACACAACCCACGGCATACTGATAGCCGCTAACGGCATACGATGGAAGTCCGGCGACAACGTCATAATAACTGAGGCCGAATTCCCCGCCAACGTCTACCCCTGGCTTAACCTCGCCCGTCGTGGAGTCGAGACCCGATTCGCACGCCAAAGGGATGGCAGAATACCGTTCGAGGAGATAGAGAGGCTTGTGGATGATCGCACGCGGGTTATATCCATAAGCTTCGTCGAATTCGTAACCGGATACCGAAACGACCTCAAGAGGATAGGAGAGCTATGCCGGGACAGGGATATCATCTTCGTGGTCGATGCTATACAGGGGATGGGCGCCCTTGGGATAGATGTGAAGGGGTGTAACGTGGATATCCTCTCCTCCGACGCACATAAATGGCTTTTGGGACCTGAAGGAATAGCCTGTTTCTATTGCTCGAGAGAAAGGTTGGACGATATCGAGAACGTGAACGTGGGATGGATGAGCGTGATAGATGAGTCGAATTACCTCAACTACGACCTCACACAGAAGCCCGACGCCCGCCGGTTCGAGGAGGGATCGTATAACATGCTCGGAATCCACGCCCTTCACGCGGCCGTGAGGATGCTCACCGAGATCGGGATACCCAACATCGAAAGGAGGATCCTGAGCCTAACCGATATGCTCGCTCAGGGATTGAGGGAGAAGGGATATAGGCTCATAAGCCCGATGGGGAAGGGGGAACGGTCAGGAATACTGACGTTCTGCAGCGACAGGTTCTCATCGGGAGAACTGGTGAAGATGCTTTTTGAAAACGGAGTCGTGACGGCACATAGATCCGGATACGTCCGCGTCTCACCCCATTTCTATAACTCGGAGGATGAGATCCGGAAACTTTTAGACCTCCTCCCGGATCATCCGGTCCGTCACATACGGTAA
- a CDS encoding PHP domain-containing protein, which translates to MIRNRVDLHVHTTASDGTCTPAEVIELAKKAGLTAIAITDHDTLSGAIEGVKLAKEMGFEVIDGVELSSDLNGADVHILGYLISRYHVIQGVLDELQNLRSTRAERMVRKLNRLGVRISMEDVLKESKGDSIGRPHIAAAMVRKGIVPTTQYAFQYYIGDGGPAYIPKPKLTPIQAVELILASGGVPVLAHPGLTGSDHIIDELVEHGLRGLEAFHPMHDERQTRRYLEIAEKKGLIITGGSDFHGATKPDIRIGSVTVGYESVERLREEAKRVWNSSRKIAFVFDRTYG; encoded by the coding sequence ATGATCCGGAACCGGGTGGACCTTCACGTTCACACGACCGCCTCGGATGGCACCTGCACGCCGGCGGAGGTGATCGAGCTGGCGAAAAAAGCTGGATTGACAGCCATAGCCATCACCGATCACGATACGCTTTCAGGAGCTATCGAAGGGGTTAAGCTGGCGAAGGAGATGGGATTTGAGGTGATCGACGGGGTGGAGCTGAGCTCAGACCTGAACGGAGCGGATGTCCACATACTCGGATACCTCATATCGAGATATCACGTCATTCAGGGGGTTCTGGATGAGCTGCAAAACCTCCGCTCGACAAGGGCCGAGAGGATGGTCCGGAAGCTTAACAGGCTCGGCGTGAGGATCAGCATGGAGGATGTGCTGAAGGAATCGAAGGGGGATTCGATAGGCAGGCCTCATATAGCGGCTGCCATGGTCAGGAAGGGGATCGTCCCCACGACCCAATACGCCTTTCAATATTACATCGGCGACGGTGGGCCGGCTTATATCCCTAAACCCAAACTCACGCCGATCCAGGCCGTGGAGCTGATACTCGCGAGCGGCGGGGTGCCGGTGCTGGCCCATCCGGGACTGACAGGGAGCGACCATATAATAGATGAGCTCGTCGAGCATGGCCTGCGCGGTCTGGAGGCCTTTCATCCGATGCACGATGAGAGGCAAACCCGGAGATATCTTGAGATCGCCGAGAAGAAGGGGCTGATCATCACCGGCGGCTCGGACTTCCACGGGGCAACCAAGCCGGATATACGGATCGGCTCCGTTACCGTGGGATATGAATCCGTCGAACGCCTTAGGGAGGAAGCCAAAAGGGTATGGAATTCATCACGGAAAATCGCATTCGTATTCGACCGCACATACGGTTGA
- a CDS encoding ABC transporter ATP-binding protein, which translates to MLRRFSRYIKPHIGAIIAATICASLIALCDMVYVHILADTVDNLKALTSSQGKQVQFSFFSFKEHFNGLTFQVGSVGDAMWAIGIVLGLMLVAVTAKGLFSYAHTYLTSRVAYKVITELRNDMYFKITMAPLSRFAGEKAGDLISRVIDDVNVVQGAIASISTVLRSSVTLVIFVTMMFLKDWLLTLLAIAVLPLLGYMIRRFGERIKATSRHVQMRMSDIASQLQQTIFGIKIIKSFTAEEAEIDRFREVNRQKYRLMMKRMRMRALLPALVEFLTAFGIALVFGFGCYRVLTGKLSTGWFFGYMAMMGMVFKPVRDLGNFNAALQQAMASFERIMYVLDMSGEPHDDPDAVELKDEIRGEIEFRDVSFRYGEEPVLRGINLKVAPGERVALVGPSGAGKTTLVNLIPRFYEPTSGEVLIDGIPVRKIKLSSLRRLIGMVPQEMILFNGTIYDNIIFGRPEADEEEVLEAAKRANAHDFILKLPKGYRTVVGDRGMRLSGGQQQRISIARAILKDPKILLLDEATSSLDTESERLVQRSLEELMKGRTTLIIAHRLSTVMNADRIVVIKDGRIIETGRHDELIAKGGFYKRLCQMQFQG; encoded by the coding sequence ATGTTGAGGAGGTTTTCAAGGTATATAAAGCCTCACATAGGGGCGATCATCGCCGCCACCATATGCGCCAGCCTCATAGCGCTGTGCGACATGGTTTACGTCCACATCCTCGCCGATACGGTCGATAACCTCAAAGCGCTTACCTCTAGCCAGGGCAAGCAGGTCCAGTTCTCCTTTTTCAGCTTCAAGGAGCATTTTAACGGTTTGACCTTTCAGGTTGGAAGTGTGGGGGATGCGATGTGGGCGATAGGGATCGTGCTGGGACTGATGTTGGTAGCGGTGACCGCTAAGGGACTCTTCTCATACGCCCATACCTATCTCACCTCCCGCGTCGCCTATAAGGTGATAACCGAGCTCCGAAACGACATGTATTTTAAGATCACGATGGCTCCCCTCAGCAGGTTCGCCGGCGAAAAGGCCGGAGATCTGATATCGCGGGTCATAGATGACGTCAACGTGGTGCAGGGCGCCATCGCGTCCATCTCCACCGTCCTGCGCTCATCGGTGACGCTCGTCATATTCGTCACGATGATGTTTCTGAAGGATTGGCTGCTGACCCTGCTGGCGATAGCCGTCCTGCCGCTTCTCGGATACATGATCAGGCGGTTCGGCGAGAGGATAAAGGCGACCAGCAGGCATGTTCAGATGAGAATGTCCGACATAGCCAGCCAACTGCAGCAGACGATCTTCGGCATCAAGATCATAAAGAGCTTTACCGCCGAGGAGGCCGAGATAGATAGGTTCAGAGAGGTGAACAGACAGAAATACAGGTTGATGATGAAGAGGATGAGGATGAGGGCGCTCCTGCCGGCTCTGGTTGAGTTCCTGACGGCATTTGGAATAGCACTGGTCTTCGGATTCGGATGTTATAGGGTTCTGACGGGAAAGCTCTCCACGGGATGGTTCTTCGGATACATGGCGATGATGGGTATGGTCTTCAAACCGGTCAGGGATCTGGGGAATTTCAACGCTGCCCTTCAACAGGCGATGGCCTCCTTCGAGCGGATCATGTATGTGCTTGACATGAGCGGGGAACCACATGACGATCCCGATGCGGTTGAGCTGAAAGATGAGATCAGAGGCGAGATAGAGTTCAGAGATGTGTCGTTCAGATACGGAGAGGAACCGGTTTTAAGGGGGATTAACCTCAAGGTTGCCCCCGGTGAAAGGGTCGCCCTTGTGGGCCCCAGCGGAGCGGGGAAAACCACCCTTGTGAACCTGATACCCAGGTTTTACGAGCCCACCTCCGGTGAGGTCCTGATAGACGGCATACCGGTCAGAAAGATAAAGCTCTCCTCGCTCAGAAGGCTCATAGGTATGGTTCCCCAGGAGATGATACTTTTCAACGGCACAATCTACGATAACATCATATTCGGCAGGCCGGAGGCGGACGAAGAAGAGGTGCTTGAGGCGGCTAAAAGGGCGAACGCACATGATTTCATCCTCAAACTGCCCAAAGGGTATAGAACCGTCGTGGGCGATAGGGGGATGAGGCTCTCAGGCGGCCAACAACAACGGATCTCGATCGCCCGCGCCATCCTGAAGGATCCGAAGATATTGTTGCTTGATGAGGCCACCTCGTCGCTCGATACGGAATCGGAGAGGTTGGTCCAACGTTCGCTCGAGGAGCTGATGAAGGGGAGAACCACCCTCATCATCGCCCATAGGCTCTCGACCGTCATGAACGCCGACAGGATAGTCGTCATCAAGGACGGAAGGATAATCGAAACGGGACGGCATGATGAGCTTATCGCTAAGGGCGGTTTCTATAAAAGGCTCTGTCAGATGCAGTTTCAAGGATGA
- a CDS encoding Trm112 family protein, whose protein sequence is MLDEKLLEILACPACKGDIRYDEENQKLICLSCGRRYPIRDGIPIMLIEEAELPEKGEKQGS, encoded by the coding sequence ATGCTGGATGAGAAACTTCTCGAGATACTCGCCTGCCCCGCTTGTAAGGGGGATATCAGATATGACGAGGAGAACCAAAAGCTGATCTGTCTCTCCTGTGGCCGTAGATATCCCATCAGGGATGGAATACCGATAATGCTTATAGAGGAGGCGGAGTTGCCCGAAAAGGGTGAAAAACAGGGGAGTTGA
- a CDS encoding sugar transferase: MAKRMMDLLMASLALLALWPLMLICALLVKINSPGPALYKARRVGLGGREFTMYKFRSMVRDAPKLGGGITSYGDPRVTLFGRMLRRLKLDELPQLFNVLKGDMSFVGPRPEDPRYVALYTPQQRRVLSVRPGITGISQIINRNEEEKLKGQPDPEEYYVRVLMPEKIKTDMNYIENRNLRMDLKLILKTVIGYGDRI; the protein is encoded by the coding sequence ATGGCGAAGCGAATGATGGACCTCCTGATGGCCTCCCTCGCATTGCTTGCGCTTTGGCCGTTGATGTTGATCTGTGCCCTTTTGGTCAAGATCAATTCCCCCGGCCCCGCTCTTTATAAAGCCCGAAGGGTCGGACTCGGGGGCAGGGAGTTCACGATGTATAAGTTCCGATCGATGGTTCGGGACGCTCCGAAGCTCGGAGGGGGAATCACCTCATACGGCGATCCCCGGGTGACGCTCTTCGGAAGGATGCTCCGGAGGCTCAAACTGGACGAACTGCCGCAGCTTTTCAACGTTCTGAAAGGCGATATGAGCTTCGTCGGCCCTCGCCCCGAAGATCCGCGATACGTCGCCCTCTACACTCCCCAACAGAGGCGTGTTTTGAGCGTCAGGCCCGGGATAACGGGGATCTCCCAGATAATCAACAGGAACGAGGAGGAGAAGTTGAAGGGACAACCAGATCCGGAGGAGTATTACGTGAGGGTGCTTATGCCGGAGAAGATCAAGACCGATATGAATTACATCGAGAACCGAAATCTGAGGATGGACCTTAAACTGATACTGAAGACGGTGATCGGATATGGGGATCGGATATGA
- a CDS encoding UTP--glucose-1-phosphate uridylyltransferase, giving the protein MVSKAVIPAAGVGTRLLPATKSQPKEMLPVGRKPTIQYVVEEIYAAGIRDILIITSQQKRAIEDHFDYDANLVEWLSRSGKPLEPINHIEMGVQILYTRQSVPKGLADAIGLARSFVGDEDFVVCLGDSIIKSEESGSLIKRMMDAHDRMNAKATIAFEEVDRRDVSKYGIAKPREGLEDIFWIEDLIEKPSIDEAPSNLAVAARYIFSPQIFDFIDRTPPGKGGEIQITDSIRLMLQSGYPILGVRLADGERRYDIGNFRSYYEAFFDFSLSDPELGETFRRYVLERLR; this is encoded by the coding sequence ATGGTAAGTAAAGCCGTCATACCGGCTGCCGGTGTGGGCACGAGATTGCTTCCGGCAACGAAATCTCAGCCGAAGGAGATGCTCCCGGTTGGGAGAAAACCGACCATACAATATGTGGTCGAGGAGATATACGCCGCTGGGATAAGGGATATCCTCATCATAACAAGCCAGCAGAAACGCGCCATAGAGGATCATTTCGATTATGACGCCAACCTTGTGGAATGGCTCAGCCGATCGGGTAAACCGCTTGAGCCGATAAACCATATCGAGATGGGCGTGCAGATCCTCTACACCAGACAAAGCGTGCCCAAAGGGCTCGCCGATGCTATAGGTCTCGCCAGAAGCTTCGTAGGGGATGAGGATTTCGTCGTCTGCCTGGGAGACTCCATAATCAAATCCGAGGAGTCCGGATCTCTGATCAAGAGGATGATGGACGCCCACGATAGGATGAATGCCAAGGCGACGATCGCCTTTGAGGAGGTGGATCGAAGGGATGTGTCGAAATACGGCATCGCCAAACCGAGGGAAGGACTCGAGGATATATTCTGGATCGAGGATCTGATCGAGAAACCCTCCATCGATGAAGCGCCGAGCAATTTGGCCGTGGCCGCCAGATATATCTTCTCGCCCCAGATCTTCGATTTCATCGATCGAACTCCGCCGGGAAAGGGCGGTGAGATACAGATCACCGACTCTATAAGGCTCATGTTACAAAGCGGATATCCGATCCTGGGCGTCAGACTGGCCGATGGTGAGAGGAGATATGATATAGGAAACTTCAGAAGCTATTATGAGGCCTTCTTCGATTTCTCGCTCTCCGATCCCGAACTGGGCGAGACCTTCAGGAGATACGTCCTGGAAAGGCTGAGGTAA
- a CDS encoding nucleotidyltransferase domain-containing protein encodes MGIGYETYRGYLDLLLKEMIRSFGDDFILSLVLFGSVARGEAMPDSDIDLLIVHKEADFNPMRSFVTLVLKLRKSKEYKRLKELGLCPDPYPIFITERRLWNQPLILLDILDHGIIIYDKGILRRRLDVLKRRLEELGARRINLKDGSWYWDLKPDWKPGEVIEL; translated from the coding sequence ATGGGGATCGGATATGAAACTTATAGGGGATATCTTGATCTGTTATTAAAGGAGATGATAAGATCGTTCGGGGATGATTTCATACTCTCGTTGGTCCTCTTCGGCTCAGTAGCGAGGGGTGAGGCCATGCCTGATAGTGACATAGATCTCCTGATAGTTCATAAAGAGGCTGATTTTAACCCGATGAGAAGTTTCGTTACGCTCGTCCTGAAGCTGAGGAAAAGCAAGGAGTATAAAAGGCTTAAGGAGCTTGGGTTATGTCCCGACCCGTATCCGATCTTCATAACGGAAAGAAGGCTTTGGAACCAACCACTTATCCTCTTAGATATATTGGATCATGGAATAATTATATATGATAAAGGGATTTTAAGAAGAAGGCTTGACGTCTTAAAGAGAAGGCTTGAAGAGCTGGGAGCGAGAAGGATAAATCTTAAGGATGGAAGCTGGTATTGGGATCTAAAACCTGACTGGAAACCGGGAGAGGTGATAGAGCTTTGA
- the miaB gene encoding tRNA (N6-isopentenyl adenosine(37)-C2)-methylthiotransferase MiaB gives MNMKFFIRTYGCQMNESDSERIAWLLTERGYERVSDETEADLIILNTCAVRDSAERKVWGKLGRLKDLKRRKPDLLIAVGGCMAQSYGEEIIRRFPHVDLVFGTRSFVKLPDLIDERLSAGRAVVDLSEPTQFQFTPQLRGNGIKAWVNISTGCDNFCSYCIVPYVRGRERHRPVDEILGEIEELAREGYKEITLLGQNVNSYRWKDVSFSELLRMANEIGGIERIRFITSHPKDVPDDLIEAMAELEKVCEHLHLPAQSGSNSILRRMNRRYTRERYLDIVRKLRKEIPHAAITSDFIVGFPGEGEEDFEETLSLVEEIRFDYAFCYRYSDRPGTKAASMEGKIPEHLKRRRLERLIDLTKRIALEKNSDLLGDVVEVLVEDVNPKAKGELMGRTRTNKIVFFRGNEDMIGSTLKVRITEASYWFLKGEIHGDPRFLDQSGR, from the coding sequence ATGAACATGAAATTCTTCATTCGGACATATGGTTGTCAGATGAACGAGAGCGATTCCGAACGAATCGCCTGGCTCCTCACGGAGAGGGGATATGAGAGGGTCTCGGATGAGACCGAAGCCGACCTCATCATCCTCAATACGTGCGCCGTTAGAGATTCGGCCGAAAGGAAGGTCTGGGGCAAGCTGGGAAGATTGAAGGATCTCAAACGACGTAAACCCGATCTGCTTATAGCCGTCGGTGGATGTATGGCCCAAAGCTACGGCGAGGAGATAATCAGAAGGTTCCCACATGTCGATCTGGTCTTCGGCACGAGAAGTTTCGTAAAACTGCCCGATCTGATCGACGAAAGGCTCTCGGCCGGACGGGCGGTGGTGGATCTATCCGAACCCACCCAATTCCAGTTCACACCTCAATTGAGGGGGAACGGGATTAAAGCGTGGGTGAACATCTCCACCGGCTGCGATAATTTCTGCAGCTACTGTATCGTTCCATACGTCCGAGGCAGGGAGAGACACAGGCCGGTCGATGAGATATTGGGTGAGATCGAGGAATTAGCCCGCGAGGGATATAAGGAGATCACGCTTCTCGGTCAAAATGTCAACTCATATCGCTGGAAGGACGTATCATTTTCTGAGCTTTTGAGGATGGCGAACGAAATCGGGGGAATAGAGAGGATAAGGTTCATCACGTCGCATCCCAAAGATGTGCCCGACGATCTGATCGAGGCGATGGCGGAGTTGGAAAAGGTATGTGAACATCTTCATCTCCCGGCCCAGTCGGGGTCGAACTCGATTCTCAGGCGGATGAACCGAAGGTATACGAGGGAGAGGTATCTCGATATCGTCCGCAAGCTCAGGAAGGAGATACCGCACGCCGCTATAACGAGCGATTTCATCGTCGGTTTCCCCGGTGAGGGCGAGGAGGATTTCGAGGAGACCCTATCGCTTGTGGAGGAAATCCGATTCGATTACGCCTTCTGCTACAGATATTCCGATCGGCCGGGGACAAAGGCGGCCTCGATGGAGGGGAAAATACCGGAACACCTCAAGCGCAGGAGACTTGAGAGATTGATTGATCTGACCAAAAGGATCGCCCTGGAGAAAAACAGCGATCTTCTCGGCGACGTGGTTGAGGTGCTGGTCGAGGACGTCAATCCGAAGGCGAAGGGAGAGCTCATGGGCAGGACGAGGACGAACAAGATCGTCTTCTTCAGGGGAAACGAGGATATGATCGGCTCCACCTTGAAGGTGAGGATCACGGAGGCATCATACTGGTTCTTAAAGGGTGAAATCCATGGAGATCCCCGATTCCTGGATCAGTCTGGCCGATAA
- a CDS encoding glycosyltransferase: MKTLFLTLRSPYPPQRGDKIRAFNFIRYLAERGYEVDLVCFAEREEDLDYIAPLKEYCRKVLMVRFSRPKALLGAASRLPTRTPLQNGYWFSGKLASIVESLISSERYDLVHAQLFRMGQYVDGYRLPKVLDLTDSLAMNLQRRMRIDRSPLLPLIALEQRRVKRFEVDIASRFDAVIVASEIDRSYLSHENPDLKLKVIPTAIDVDFFRPVDRSRGPVLLFTGTMGYFPNDDAVLFFHREVLPLVKREISDVKFYVVGNNPPPKVKSLESHGDTVVTGHVEDVRPYFEMASVFVCPLRSGSGIQTKNLEAMAMGVPVVTTSLGFEGIEAMPGRDLIVADTPEDIASEVIRLLKSPDLRDRIGRNGRRVVEERYSWRVVGQRLVGVYEEVVGRWRSE, translated from the coding sequence TTGAAGACGCTGTTCCTCACCCTCAGATCCCCATATCCGCCTCAGCGGGGCGATAAGATCAGGGCGTTCAACTTCATAAGGTATCTGGCCGAGCGTGGATATGAGGTGGATCTGGTCTGTTTCGCCGAACGGGAGGAGGACTTGGATTACATCGCCCCGCTGAAGGAGTACTGTCGGAAGGTTCTAATGGTTCGGTTCTCACGCCCGAAAGCCCTCTTAGGGGCGGCCTCGCGCCTGCCAACGCGTACTCCGCTTCAAAACGGCTACTGGTTTTCCGGAAAGCTGGCCTCCATTGTCGAATCCCTGATCTCATCCGAACGGTATGATCTCGTCCACGCCCAACTGTTCAGGATGGGGCAGTATGTGGACGGATATCGGCTGCCGAAGGTGCTTGATCTAACCGATTCGCTGGCCATGAACCTCCAGAGACGGATGAGGATCGACAGGTCGCCCCTTCTGCCTCTGATCGCCCTGGAACAGAGGAGGGTTAAGAGGTTTGAGGTGGATATAGCGAGCAGGTTCGATGCCGTCATCGTCGCCTCAGAGATAGATAGATCCTATCTCTCACATGAAAACCCCGATCTGAAGCTCAAGGTCATCCCAACGGCGATCGATGTCGATTTCTTCAGACCGGTCGATAGATCGAGAGGGCCGGTCCTGCTTTTCACCGGCACAATGGGATACTTTCCCAACGACGATGCCGTGCTGTTTTTTCACAGGGAGGTTTTGCCGCTTGTCAAACGGGAGATATCGGACGTAAAATTTTATGTTGTGGGCAACAATCCACCTCCTAAAGTGAAATCGCTTGAATCCCATGGCGACACGGTCGTCACAGGTCATGTCGAGGATGTGAGACCGTATTTTGAGATGGCTTCCGTCTTCGTCTGCCCTCTTCGTTCAGGCTCGGGTATTCAAACGAAGAATCTGGAGGCGATGGCGATGGGGGTGCCGGTCGTAACGACCTCCCTCGGCTTTGAGGGCATAGAGGCCATGCCGGGCAGGGATCTGATCGTCGCCGATACTCCTGAGGATATCGCCTCTGAGGTGATCAGGCTCCTGAAAAGCCCTGATCTGCGAGATAGGATAGGGCGAAACGGCAGAAGGGTGGTCGAGGAGAGGTATTCCTGGCGCGTGGTCGGTCAGAGGCTTGTGGGGGTGTATGAGGAGGTCGTAGGGAGATGGCGAAGCGAATGA
- a CDS encoding HEPN domain-containing protein, with protein sequence MTNFEIGERLLAEAEECYREMLDALDRRSWNLVIRRAQEVVELSLKAVLKAMGIEYPKRHDVGDVFKETCVRKGITFIRLSDLDEIEEISSYLARERSPAFYMERTYSEEEARKAKGDASKVFRLSKSLFEFLRSNG encoded by the coding sequence TTGACGAACTTTGAAATCGGAGAAAGACTGCTTGCCGAAGCTGAGGAGTGTTATCGGGAGATGCTGGACGCTCTTGATAGAAGATCCTGGAATTTGGTTATCCGGAGAGCCCAGGAGGTCGTGGAGCTTTCCCTGAAAGCCGTCTTAAAAGCTATGGGGATCGAATATCCGAAAAGGCATGATGTGGGAGATGTTTTCAAGGAAACATGCGTGCGAAAAGGGATAACCTTCATCCGATTGTCCGACCTGGATGAGATAGAGGAGATCTCATCCTATCTGGCGAGGGAACGAAGTCCTGCCTTTTACATGGAGAGGACATATAGCGAAGAAGAGGCAAGAAAGGCAAAAGGCGACGCTTCGAAGGTATTCAGATTATCCAAGTCGCTTTTCGAATTTCTGAGATCAAACGGTTGA